A window from Leuconostoc mesenteroides subsp. mesenteroides encodes these proteins:
- the greA gene encoding transcription elongation factor GreA: MSEEKTYPMTAEGRDKLQIELEDLIANQRPEITKRIQIARSYGDLSENSEYQSAKDEQAFVEGRIQTLKNMIDNAEIIDSNATAKDEVSLGKTVTFKELPDEEPETYVIVGSVEADPLAGKISNESPMANALIGKKVGETVAVPLPNGISIDVEIINVTK, encoded by the coding sequence ATGTCTGAAGAAAAAACATATCCAATGACTGCTGAAGGCCGTGACAAGCTTCAAATTGAGTTGGAAGATCTTATTGCTAACCAACGACCAGAAATTACAAAGCGTATTCAGATTGCAAGATCATACGGTGATTTATCAGAAAACTCAGAATATCAATCAGCTAAAGATGAACAGGCCTTTGTAGAAGGTCGTATTCAAACATTAAAAAACATGATTGATAATGCTGAAATCATTGATTCTAATGCAACAGCTAAAGACGAGGTCTCATTAGGTAAGACGGTAACATTCAAAGAATTACCAGATGAAGAGCCTGAAACATATGTTATTGTTGGTTCTGTAGAAGCGGATCCTTTGGCAGGAAAAATTTCCAACGAGTCACCAATGGCTAATGCCTTAATTGGTAAAAAAGTCGGAGAGACTGTTGCCGTTCCATTACCAAATGGTATTAGCATTGATGTTGAAATAATTAACGTAACTAAATAA
- a CDS encoding YfhO family protein: MKSKIKKYTISPFALSFWIPFLVLIVYFAYRKMAPFGTNSILTVDLGQQYIDQFAAFKYTILHHPSSFFYSFSNALGGDMLGEWAYYLMSPFNFIFIFVPNTNLPAAILLTICLKIGAAGLSMGYLLQKLHLQHNYYVTLFAINYALSGWFVANNLNLLWLDTAVMLPLVIYQLEQIFYRQTWWRYSILLSITIITNYYIGFMVAIFIVLYFLWRFTWPNIQRRLIILWHFVLGSIIGGALSAWLILPTYFQLTLGKSQYNSEFSFKFDNNPLKLLLKLIPGSFDFEQMQSGQANFYVSAFILITLVSFITTRVIHWRVKIGAFVILSFLILATTWSPLTLLFHGFQYPVWYPYRFSFLISFFVIYLAAMSWQPTWQPHKITLVLLFFAIVGITAYAFINDKKISYIDSNSIAIFIGLALLTLAQFTFKSHDRIWLPILSLITIISLGSNLALTLNHFSYLTNTEYQNAIHALSDANQKIKKDHSWYRVAQTFQRTRGDSMMFNYYGGAHFSSALPKTTPTFFGNFGQPEGDNYVVYSNGSVLSDAFLGMKYLIAPNGKDDKDAGQPSQHLIGFRPDTKQYQLKATTKTTNIYQNKNALPLAFAASSGALNTKMLLNNPIQNQGNLWQGITGSTDSTVHVDNFQKSIGHNLIAPSMITGSIITRQNPTKPASLDLQFTPTTNDSYYLTIGNGLDIKNFDLLINGRVITQFNTYRHTVVVNLATNAKNKLQTITLRLKDTQTLALTNVTLYHIDNKRIANDSTNLKQNSLEISKRSQRRIEGTVKTTTKNPLIMTTIPSIPGWQVKVDGKIVKTTEVASYFIAVKTKPGLHKISFVYTPPLFYYGVIISLLALLILLIINRKSIAKKIHT; encoded by the coding sequence ATGAAAAGTAAAATAAAAAAATACACAATTTCACCGTTTGCACTTAGTTTCTGGATTCCTTTTCTTGTTTTAATAGTATATTTTGCTTATCGAAAAATGGCACCTTTTGGTACCAATTCTATTCTGACGGTTGATCTAGGTCAACAATACATTGATCAATTTGCAGCATTCAAGTACACTATTTTACATCACCCCTCCAGTTTTTTTTATTCATTTTCCAACGCACTAGGTGGAGATATGTTGGGCGAATGGGCCTATTATTTGATGAGCCCATTTAACTTCATTTTTATTTTTGTGCCAAACACTAATTTACCTGCTGCGATTCTATTGACTATCTGTTTAAAGATTGGTGCAGCCGGTCTCTCAATGGGTTATCTTTTACAAAAATTGCATTTACAGCATAATTACTATGTTACTCTCTTTGCAATCAATTATGCCTTATCTGGTTGGTTTGTCGCTAATAATCTTAATTTATTGTGGCTTGATACAGCTGTCATGCTGCCCCTTGTCATTTATCAACTTGAACAAATATTCTACCGTCAAACCTGGTGGCGTTATAGCATCTTGTTGTCTATTACTATCATCACAAACTATTATATTGGCTTCATGGTAGCCATCTTTATTGTTCTTTATTTTTTATGGCGCTTCACTTGGCCTAATATTCAGCGTCGTCTCATTATTTTATGGCATTTTGTTCTTGGTTCTATTATTGGCGGTGCATTGTCTGCGTGGCTTATTTTACCAACCTACTTCCAATTAACACTTGGTAAATCACAATATAATTCCGAATTTTCTTTTAAATTCGATAACAATCCTTTAAAGTTATTGCTCAAGCTAATTCCCGGCAGCTTTGATTTTGAACAGATGCAGAGTGGTCAAGCCAATTTCTATGTTAGCGCATTTATTTTAATTACATTGGTTTCCTTTATTACCACTCGTGTCATACATTGGCGTGTCAAAATTGGTGCGTTTGTTATTTTAAGTTTTCTCATCCTGGCAACAACATGGTCCCCCCTAACCTTACTTTTTCATGGTTTTCAATATCCAGTTTGGTATCCTTACCGGTTTAGTTTTCTAATTAGTTTTTTTGTTATTTACTTAGCGGCAATGAGTTGGCAACCAACCTGGCAACCTCACAAAATAACACTAGTTCTGTTATTTTTCGCGATTGTAGGCATCACGGCATATGCGTTCATTAACGACAAAAAGATAAGCTACATAGACAGTAATAGCATTGCCATTTTTATTGGATTAGCTTTATTAACACTAGCCCAATTCACTTTTAAAAGTCACGATCGTATTTGGCTACCGATACTCAGTCTAATCACTATCATTTCTCTTGGTAGCAATTTAGCACTAACACTGAATCATTTTTCATATCTTACGAACACCGAATACCAGAATGCCATTCACGCTCTTTCCGATGCAAATCAAAAAATTAAAAAAGATCACTCTTGGTACCGCGTGGCACAAACATTTCAACGAACACGTGGCGATTCAATGATGTTTAATTACTACGGTGGTGCTCATTTTAGTTCGGCGCTACCAAAAACAACACCGACTTTCTTTGGCAATTTCGGTCAACCAGAAGGTGATAATTATGTTGTTTATAGTAATGGTAGCGTATTATCTGATGCATTTTTAGGAATGAAATATTTGATTGCGCCAAACGGTAAAGATGACAAAGATGCTGGCCAGCCTAGCCAACATTTAATTGGTTTCCGTCCTGATACTAAACAGTATCAACTTAAGGCCACCACCAAAACCACAAATATCTATCAAAATAAAAATGCTTTACCACTCGCATTTGCAGCGAGTTCCGGTGCACTGAACACCAAAATGCTTTTGAATAATCCCATTCAGAATCAAGGTAATCTTTGGCAAGGTATAACAGGATCAACCGATTCAACTGTTCATGTAGATAATTTTCAAAAGTCTATTGGGCATAATCTTATCGCACCAAGTATGATTACAGGTTCAATCATCACTCGACAAAATCCTACAAAACCTGCAAGCCTTGACTTACAATTTACACCCACAACAAATGATAGTTATTATCTAACGATTGGTAACGGATTAGACATTAAAAATTTTGATTTATTAATTAACGGTAGGGTCATCACGCAATTCAATACTTACCGGCACACTGTTGTTGTTAATTTGGCCACAAATGCCAAAAATAAACTGCAAACTATTACGCTCAGGCTTAAAGATACCCAGACACTAGCGCTGACAAATGTGACGCTGTATCACATTGATAATAAGCGAATAGCCAATGATTCAACTAATTTGAAACAGAATAGTCTCGAGATAAGCAAACGCTCACAGCGACGTATTGAAGGCACTGTCAAAACAACAACAAAAAATCCACTTATTATGACAACTATTCCGTCAATTCCAGGCTGGCAAGTTAAGGTTGACGGTAAAATAGTCAAAACGACCGAAGTAGCTAGTTATTTTATAGCAGTAAAAACAAAGCCGGGCCTTCATAAGATATCTTTTGTTTATACACCACCTCTGTTCTATTACGGTGTGATCATTAGCTTACTCGCCTTGTTGATATTATTAATAATTAATCGAAAATCTATTGCAAAAAAAATCCACACATGA
- a CDS encoding NAD(P)H-binding protein, protein MTKNILILGANGQIAKIVIDIMVNTDTKIKLTSLHARPEKSIKSLDATKEEDLVHALKGIDIVYANIGAEGRQKNVANALVNAMHTAGVKRLIWIATIGIYNEIPTETADIWRNILGTPDNENTYMGDQAAAAKRIEESQLDYTIIRPNELTDDNKMQQLNVQIDPHEKIIGGPITRTSVAEFIAQLLLNPEQHITESVAISSTK, encoded by the coding sequence ATGACAAAAAACATTTTAATCCTCGGTGCCAACGGTCAAATTGCTAAAATCGTGATTGACATAATGGTAAATACCGATACAAAAATTAAATTAACCTCTCTTCACGCTCGACCTGAAAAGTCCATCAAATCACTTGATGCAACGAAAGAAGAAGACTTAGTTCATGCACTAAAAGGCATCGATATTGTTTATGCCAATATTGGCGCTGAAGGTCGGCAAAAAAATGTCGCTAATGCATTAGTTAATGCCATGCATACTGCTGGCGTAAAGCGTTTGATTTGGATCGCAACAATTGGGATTTACAATGAGATACCTACCGAAACTGCTGACATTTGGCGCAATATTTTGGGTACCCCAGACAATGAAAATACCTACATGGGTGATCAAGCTGCTGCAGCTAAACGTATCGAAGAGTCTCAATTAGATTATACAATCATTCGCCCCAATGAATTAACAGATGATAATAAAATGCAACAGCTGAATGTCCAAATTGATCCTCACGAAAAAATTATTGGTGGCCCAATCACTAGAACAAGCGTCGCGGAGTTTATTGCTCAGCTATTATTAAACCCCGAGCAACATATTACAGAATCTGTTGCCATTTCTTCAACTAAATAA
- a CDS encoding AAA domain-containing protein, translating to MSLTYQKLLVAVPLILRGGNVPTIVGEAGIGKSALVAEIAKKLDAKLFTTVVSLSEKGDLAIPIPPLNETAFLQTKDYGRLADIKFGYTHTLIQIIEQAEIEPDRTIIWFLDEFNRGSQAVQGELMNLVLQRQINDLVLPDNVKLILAENPDDSMRGFENAEYAVQTSDAAIKDRTTRLVMDVSVRDWLQWAASGKKRAHIHELVRQFIAENAELLYPKNRDIDLNPTPRAWQRVSDHLFQLQQLTDEQQDELLFDIVAGDLGDNCATQFVTFVQEKTTSLTAEDVFNSAPSGPKLPQTIRERFQNFSEIQKLNVMKTLLLTADMRLDNNAGRFSELLNLIAPDGQYALVKQMTSAPILDDLFASDNHYANVLYQQIMDIATR from the coding sequence ATGAGTTTAACTTATCAAAAATTATTAGTAGCTGTACCTTTAATTTTACGTGGTGGTAACGTACCGACAATTGTGGGTGAAGCTGGAATTGGCAAGTCGGCCCTTGTTGCTGAAATAGCTAAAAAATTAGATGCAAAACTTTTTACAACAGTAGTTTCACTATCGGAAAAAGGAGATTTAGCAATTCCAATTCCACCTTTGAATGAGACAGCATTTTTGCAAACTAAAGATTATGGTCGATTGGCTGATATTAAATTTGGTTATACCCACACTTTGATACAGATTATAGAACAAGCTGAAATCGAACCGGATCGAACAATTATTTGGTTTTTAGATGAATTCAACCGAGGGTCACAAGCGGTACAAGGTGAACTAATGAATCTCGTTTTACAGCGACAGATCAATGATTTGGTATTGCCTGATAATGTTAAACTCATCCTCGCAGAAAATCCTGATGATTCAATGCGAGGATTTGAGAATGCCGAATATGCAGTGCAAACATCTGATGCAGCGATTAAAGATCGAACTACGCGATTGGTTATGGATGTTTCGGTTCGTGATTGGTTGCAATGGGCCGCATCTGGAAAAAAGCGGGCACATATACACGAATTGGTTCGCCAATTTATTGCCGAAAATGCCGAATTATTATACCCAAAAAATCGAGACATTGATTTGAACCCTACACCGCGTGCGTGGCAGCGCGTATCTGATCATTTATTCCAGTTGCAACAATTAACCGATGAGCAGCAGGATGAACTGCTATTTGATATCGTGGCAGGAGATCTTGGAGACAATTGTGCCACACAATTTGTGACTTTTGTCCAAGAAAAAACAACTAGTTTAACAGCTGAAGATGTCTTTAATTCAGCACCAAGTGGTCCCAAATTACCACAGACAATACGGGAAAGATTTCAGAATTTTTCAGAAATTCAAAAACTAAACGTGATGAAAACCTTATTATTAACGGCGGATATGAGACTAGATAATAATGCTGGTCGCTTCAGTGAGTTACTCAATTTGATTGCACCTGATGGGCAGTATGCACTGGTAAAACAAATGACGAGCGCGCCAATTTTGGATGATTTATTTGCTTCTGACAACCATTATGCCAACGTGTTGTATCAGCAGATTATGGATATTGCTACACGATGA
- a CDS encoding peptidase has product MKLENDNLIIDGVKTLLDVSPLYGNIVMNLVREINPQAANALALKWQGHHWCLVVNPNLLRVRFTSHNQVAAALAHEALHVIWQHPTRYALEREHNQMVDVGTDLAVNQYLPRDLGELPGAISFQSINELYHVKLPHNQDSSTYISLLSEVNQKKSQAKKKTLPKHTEWQSASNAIEEAESALKTVIKKANDDTKYAGRGNVSGAVLQKISEVVVPKRNWKSILRASISQVPNKKKDSRARFNRRQAYRLDLPGEISRYDTEIAVFIDNSASISNSQASMFLANAMQITTQFDINVHYFSFDTKVHQIKNIKNWQRHAGGGTTFQSIFDSLPALKFSPLQTLVVIFTDGDGEKEVIQTKFKRVYWLLPPGQTLSIPSPFGKVITL; this is encoded by the coding sequence ATGAAATTGGAGAATGACAATCTAATTATTGATGGTGTTAAAACATTGCTTGATGTATCGCCTCTCTATGGTAATATTGTAATGAATTTAGTCCGAGAGATTAATCCACAGGCTGCTAATGCATTAGCATTAAAATGGCAAGGACATCACTGGTGTTTAGTAGTTAATCCTAATTTATTAAGGGTACGTTTTACATCACACAACCAGGTTGCTGCTGCTTTAGCTCATGAGGCTCTTCATGTTATTTGGCAGCATCCGACTCGTTATGCGCTAGAACGAGAGCATAATCAAATGGTTGACGTAGGTACTGACTTAGCGGTCAATCAATATTTACCAAGAGATTTGGGCGAATTACCTGGTGCGATATCTTTTCAAAGCATTAATGAACTCTATCACGTTAAATTGCCGCACAATCAGGATTCATCGACCTACATTTCTTTATTGTCAGAAGTTAATCAAAAAAAATCACAGGCAAAAAAGAAGACTTTGCCAAAACATACAGAATGGCAAAGCGCAAGTAATGCAATAGAAGAAGCTGAATCTGCACTTAAAACTGTGATAAAAAAAGCTAATGACGATACGAAATACGCTGGGCGTGGTAATGTATCGGGTGCGGTTTTGCAAAAAATTAGTGAGGTTGTTGTACCAAAACGTAACTGGAAAAGTATTTTGCGAGCTAGTATTAGTCAAGTGCCGAATAAAAAGAAAGATTCACGAGCTAGATTTAATCGCCGACAGGCTTATCGACTTGATCTACCAGGAGAAATTAGTCGTTATGATACGGAAATTGCTGTTTTTATCGATAATTCTGCCTCGATATCTAATTCACAGGCAAGTATGTTTTTAGCTAATGCAATGCAAATAACAACACAATTTGATATTAATGTGCATTACTTTTCATTTGATACGAAGGTGCATCAAATAAAAAATATAAAAAATTGGCAACGCCATGCCGGTGGTGGGACAACTTTCCAAAGCATATTTGATTCATTGCCTGCTTTAAAATTTTCTCCTTTGCAAACACTGGTAGTTATTTTTACGGATGGTGATGGCGAAAAGGAGGTGATCCAAACCAAATTTAAACGTGTGTATTGGTTACTACCACCGGGGCAAACCTTAAGCATACCATCACCATTTGGAAAGGTTATCACGCTATGA
- a CDS encoding ABC transporter substrate-binding protein, whose protein sequence is MKKIIIVGAAFIVAVGGIAAFGVVNKSSKVSTSNVIKIGGVFDTSGDASSYGKAEQDGADFAIKQINANGGVKVNGKNYKFKIINKDAKTDNTETASVTSSLINNEKVSAIVGPVITSGVQSAVPVATQGKTPMISPTAGADNITLQKNGDVQPYVFRAQYKNSFMGTKMAQFATENLKAKNIVIFQDNSSDYGTGITSAFKKAFKGNVVDVESYQAGTKDFQAVLTKIKDKKFDAIAINGYYTEGGAILKQMRDMGINVPVIGPDGIGDPKTAEIAGNKNTSNVYYASHFSVDAPATKVSAPFAKAYKKAYGKYPSQFTALAYDSVRMIKAAIENENSTSKSAITKGLANLKNFDGVTGKMSIDKDHNPVKSMVMVGMTDGKESSAVVVK, encoded by the coding sequence ATGAAAAAAATTATAATTGTTGGCGCTGCATTTATTGTTGCTGTTGGTGGTATTGCTGCATTTGGAGTAGTCAATAAGTCTAGTAAAGTATCGACATCAAATGTGATCAAAATCGGGGGTGTTTTTGATACATCTGGTGATGCATCTTCATATGGAAAAGCTGAACAAGATGGTGCTGATTTTGCTATTAAGCAAATTAATGCTAATGGTGGTGTTAAAGTTAACGGAAAAAATTATAAGTTTAAAATCATTAACAAAGATGCGAAGACGGACAATACTGAAACTGCTTCGGTAACAAGTAGTTTGATCAACAACGAAAAAGTTAGTGCTATCGTTGGCCCTGTGATTACCTCTGGTGTTCAGTCAGCAGTACCAGTTGCCACTCAAGGTAAGACACCAATGATTTCACCAACCGCTGGTGCAGACAATATTACTTTGCAAAAGAATGGGGATGTTCAACCTTACGTATTCCGTGCACAATACAAAAATTCTTTTATGGGTACAAAGATGGCGCAGTTTGCCACAGAAAATTTAAAAGCTAAAAATATTGTAATTTTCCAAGACAATTCTTCCGATTATGGTACAGGGATCACATCTGCATTTAAAAAAGCTTTCAAGGGTAACGTTGTAGATGTTGAATCTTATCAAGCAGGTACGAAAGACTTTCAAGCAGTCTTGACAAAAATTAAGGATAAAAAGTTTGATGCTATTGCAATTAATGGTTATTACACTGAGGGTGGCGCAATTTTGAAACAAATGCGTGATATGGGGATTAATGTGCCGGTTATTGGACCAGATGGCATTGGTGATCCTAAAACAGCTGAAATTGCAGGAAATAAAAATACAAGCAATGTTTATTACGCATCGCATTTCTCAGTTGATGCACCAGCTACTAAGGTTTCAGCGCCATTTGCCAAAGCTTATAAAAAAGCTTACGGTAAGTATCCATCACAATTTACAGCTTTGGCTTATGATTCAGTTCGCATGATAAAAGCAGCTATTGAAAATGAAAATTCAACTAGCAAATCGGCAATTACTAAGGGATTGGCTAACTTGAAAAACTTTGATGGTGTAACTGGTAAGATGTCAATTGACAAAGACCACAATCCTGTCAAATCAATGGTTATGGTCGGTATGACTGATGGTAAAGAGTCATCTGCCGTAGTTGTTAAGTGA
- a CDS encoding branched-chain amino acid ABC transporter permease, with protein MTTFIQQLINGLMLGSVYALLALGYTMVYGIIKLINFAHGDIYMLGAYFGYFFIKVLHLNFFIALILAMVVSAVIGVVIEYIAYRPLRHSPRIAVLISALGISFFLENGMTYLYGSDQRSFPQAIKTVQYQFCGIQISNIQLIIAVTSIVLMLLLTYIVKNTKMGRAMRAVSADPDAASLMGININHTISFTFAIGSALAAAGGVLIGLYYNSIDPLMGMTPGLKAFVAAVLGGIGIIPGAAVGGWLIGILETMVQATPFSDYKDAIVYAMLIVILLIKPTGILGKNKREKV; from the coding sequence ATGACTACTTTCATTCAACAATTAATCAATGGGCTTATGCTAGGTAGTGTATATGCACTACTAGCTTTAGGCTACACAATGGTCTACGGTATTATTAAATTAATCAACTTTGCACATGGTGATATATACATGCTCGGTGCGTACTTTGGCTATTTTTTCATCAAGGTGTTACATTTAAATTTCTTTATAGCATTAATTCTGGCAATGGTAGTAAGCGCCGTTATCGGCGTGGTCATTGAGTACATTGCCTATCGACCATTACGTCATTCTCCAAGAATTGCGGTTCTAATCTCTGCTTTAGGTATATCGTTTTTTCTAGAAAATGGTATGACTTATTTATATGGATCAGATCAACGTTCATTTCCACAGGCTATTAAGACAGTACAGTACCAATTTTGTGGCATACAAATTTCAAACATTCAGTTGATTATCGCTGTAACTTCAATAGTTTTGATGCTGTTATTGACTTACATTGTTAAAAATACAAAAATGGGTCGTGCGATGCGGGCAGTATCCGCAGATCCAGATGCAGCTTCATTAATGGGCATCAATATCAATCACACAATTTCATTTACATTTGCAATTGGGTCAGCATTGGCGGCGGCTGGTGGCGTTTTGATTGGATTATATTATAACAGTATTGATCCACTGATGGGGATGACACCTGGGTTGAAAGCGTTCGTTGCTGCTGTTTTGGGCGGTATAGGAATTATTCCAGGAGCAGCAGTAGGCGGTTGGCTAATCGGTATATTGGAAACAATGGTTCAAGCGACACCTTTTTCAGATTACAAAGATGCGATTGTGTACGCTATGTTGATTGTCATATTACTTATTAAACCGACTGGTATTTTAGGGAAAAACAAGCGGGAGAAAGTTTGA
- a CDS encoding branched-chain amino acid ABC transporter permease — MDQAHIKYTLSWASLAAMGFILIFVAQMVGLIGHYGITTIVLIGINIIAALGLNLVVGISGQFSLGHAGFMAIGAYATALVMEVVPGVIGFILGMVSGIVVSGVIALVVGIPTLRLRGDYLAIATLGFAEIIRIVIMNLKITNGPAGIFGIAPFVSWQLVYVLAVITLIIVVNFVRSMPGQAIIAVRDNEIAAESLGINTTKYKVIAFVTGALFAAMAGSLRASFIQSIAPKDYAFMQSIMILIIIVIGGIGSMSGTVVTAIALGLLDTMLQNFGSLRMVIYAAILIVVMLIRPQGIFGSRELSLKKWLFDEGDRHGSDNTENA, encoded by the coding sequence ATGGATCAAGCGCATATTAAATACACATTATCTTGGGCATCTTTGGCTGCAATGGGGTTCATTTTAATATTTGTAGCACAAATGGTTGGCCTTATTGGTCATTATGGTATCACAACAATTGTGCTAATCGGTATTAACATCATTGCTGCACTGGGACTTAATCTGGTAGTGGGTATTTCGGGACAGTTTTCGTTAGGACACGCCGGATTTATGGCTATCGGTGCTTATGCAACAGCATTAGTTATGGAAGTTGTTCCCGGTGTCATTGGCTTTATTTTGGGAATGGTTTCAGGTATCGTAGTCAGTGGTGTGATTGCCTTAGTTGTTGGGATTCCAACTTTGCGTTTACGTGGTGATTATTTAGCTATTGCAACATTAGGATTTGCTGAAATTATTCGAATTGTCATTATGAATTTGAAAATAACTAACGGGCCAGCTGGTATCTTTGGTATCGCACCTTTTGTGAGTTGGCAATTAGTTTATGTATTAGCAGTCATAACATTGATTATTGTGGTTAACTTTGTTCGTAGTATGCCGGGGCAAGCTATTATTGCTGTTCGTGATAATGAAATTGCTGCTGAGTCTCTAGGGATTAATACAACTAAGTATAAAGTAATTGCTTTTGTGACGGGCGCATTATTTGCTGCTATGGCTGGTAGCTTGCGTGCAAGTTTCATCCAATCTATCGCGCCTAAAGATTATGCTTTTATGCAAAGTATTATGATCTTAATCATTATTGTGATAGGTGGGATTGGATCAATGAGTGGGACAGTTGTGACAGCAATTGCGTTAGGTCTGTTAGACACGATGTTACAAAATTTTGGTTCTTTGCGTATGGTTATCTATGCTGCTATTTTAATTGTTGTGATGTTAATTAGACCTCAAGGTATTTTCGGTAGTCGAGAACTATCGTTAAAAAAATGGTTATTTGATGAAGGAGACAGACATGGCTCAGACAATACTGAAAACGCGTGA
- a CDS encoding ATP-binding cassette domain-containing protein, with amino-acid sequence MAQTILKTRDLSIRFGGVTAVDGVNIEAAENELIGLIGPNGAGKTTLFNLLTGVYSPSEGEVLLFNGQQLANVNHQSPAKRARLGVARTFQNIRLFESRTVLENVMIAMNSNTQAHVFSSLFRLPSFYKNEEQLKNEARQLLSIFDMLAVQDTLATNLPYGQQRRLEIVRALATKPKILFLDEPAAGMNPQETADLTRLIKQVQQDFKMTIILIEHDMNLVMAVSERLYVLEYGKLLASGTPLEIQQNADVIRAYLGEKNE; translated from the coding sequence ATGGCTCAGACAATACTGAAAACGCGTGATTTAAGTATCCGTTTTGGCGGTGTAACTGCTGTTGATGGTGTTAATATTGAGGCTGCCGAGAATGAGCTAATTGGTTTAATTGGGCCAAATGGTGCTGGTAAAACCACATTATTTAATTTATTAACAGGTGTGTACTCACCAAGTGAGGGAGAAGTACTCTTATTTAATGGTCAGCAGTTAGCTAATGTTAACCATCAATCTCCTGCAAAACGTGCTCGATTAGGTGTTGCGCGTACTTTTCAAAATATTCGCTTGTTTGAAAGTCGAACGGTATTAGAAAATGTTATGATTGCTATGAATTCTAATACTCAGGCACATGTGTTCAGTTCATTATTTCGTTTACCTTCATTTTATAAAAATGAAGAGCAACTAAAAAACGAAGCTCGTCAGCTGCTAAGTATTTTTGATATGCTGGCAGTACAAGATACATTGGCAACAAACTTACCATATGGGCAACAACGACGTTTAGAAATTGTGCGAGCATTGGCCACTAAACCTAAGATTTTATTTTTAGATGAGCCAGCAGCTGGTATGAATCCACAAGAAACTGCAGATTTAACACGTTTAATTAAACAAGTGCAACAAGATTTTAAAATGACAATTATTTTAATTGAACACGATATGAATCTTGTTATGGCTGTTAGTGAGCGATTATATGTTTTAGAGTATGGCAAGTTATTAGCCAGCGGCACACCATTAGAAATACAGCAGAATGCCGATGTGATCCGAGCATATTTGGGAGAAAAGAACGAATGA
- a CDS encoding ATP-binding cassette domain-containing protein, which produces MSALLTVENLNVSYGAIKAVQNANFMVNNNEIVSLIGANGAGKTTILRTISGLEKPTKGRILFENQNILTMNSERIVSSGIAQVPEGRRVFSGMTVQENLQLGAFTRSKSINLKDEYTLIYDQFPILKERRNQDAATLSGGEQQMLAMGRALMAKPKLLLLDEPSMGLAPLFIEKIFDIIKNVNAQGMTVLVIEQNANQALKIADRGYVLESGKITMAGTGAELLASDDVRKAYLGG; this is translated from the coding sequence ATGAGTGCATTACTGACAGTTGAAAATTTAAACGTAAGTTATGGTGCCATTAAAGCAGTACAAAATGCTAACTTCATGGTGAATAATAATGAAATCGTATCATTAATTGGGGCTAATGGTGCTGGAAAAACGACAATTTTACGTACGATTTCAGGATTAGAAAAACCTACTAAAGGACGTATTTTATTTGAAAATCAAAATATATTGACGATGAATTCAGAGCGAATTGTCTCAAGTGGCATTGCTCAAGTGCCAGAAGGTCGACGTGTCTTTTCTGGCATGACTGTTCAAGAAAATCTACAGTTGGGTGCTTTTACTCGAAGCAAGAGTATTAACTTGAAAGATGAATATACTCTTATTTACGATCAGTTTCCCATTTTAAAAGAAAGACGTAACCAAGATGCAGCGACATTATCTGGTGGTGAACAGCAAATGCTAGCTATGGGTCGTGCATTAATGGCAAAACCGAAATTGTTATTACTAGACGAGCCTTCCATGGGCTTGGCACCGCTATTTATTGAGAAAATTTTTGATATTATTAAAAATGTTAATGCACAAGGAATGACAGTATTAGTAATCGAACAAAATGCGAATCAAGCGCTAAAAATTGCGGATCGTGGCTATGTTTTGGAAAGTGGAAAAATCACGATGGCAGGAACGGGAGCAGAGCTGCTTGCATCAGATGACGTGCGTAAAGCATACTTAGGTGGTTGA